A single region of the Candidatus Zixiibacteriota bacterium genome encodes:
- a CDS encoding right-handed parallel beta-helix repeat-containing protein: MKNCSWFLRTGGVLVLLFLLSGVAQAYITVSGNQSGTWMADSTYYVSANVTVPNGQTLIIPKGVKVKFNTNTQMLANGTLSVDGSLGFVYFTSKNDNTVGQTIAGSTGNPAAIDWYYLYFSGSGSSGSFLDSCTVRYGNYGINIANSDLTIRYCTVSNNYYGGIYCGSGNPGLTNNLITANLRYGIYLSSSSPVITNCQILGNGTSGNYEGIYGTTSSPNIQNCVIKNNTGGGIYVTGSANPATVSNDTVSNNGSSHGIYYTGSAQITISNNYVSGHTGTNIAGIVTSWAQVNNNYITGNRFPLAVTGYIYTTYSGNTITGNTYNKSMGVLGYISGSLFNASNLPSPLTANVIITTPTVQNGTSLTIQPGAVIKFLQGEYINVSGSLSAIGKTDSLIAFTSFKDDSLGGDNNGDGGGTLPASNDWAYIYLNGTGSSSSVMDSCLIKYANYGIQFNNSDAVLRNSNIRQSYTDGIYCGSSNPSLTNNLINANRRYGIYLSSSSPVITNCKIQNNGSSGTYEGINGSSSSPTIQNCVIKNNTGGGIYVTGASNPVTVSNDTVSNNGTGHGIYYTGSAQVTISNNYVSGQTGTNLVGIVTSFAQLNNNRITGNRFPLAVTGNINSTYSGNTITGNTYNTAMGVLGYISGTLLNRSNLPSPLTANVIITTPQVQNLTTLTIQPGAVIKFLQGEGLNVYGSLSALGKTDSLIAFTSFKDDSLGGDNNGDGGGTLPASNDWSYIYLSGSGSSGSVIDSCLFKYGQYGVNIYNCDPVIRNSTFRQSYYDGIYISSGNPGLTNNLINANRRYGIYMSSSSPVITNCKVQNNGSSGTYEGINGSSSSPTIQNCVIKNNTGGGIYVTGASNPATVSNDTVSNNGTGHGIYYTGTAPVTISNNYVSGQTGTNLAGIVSSWAQVNNNVITGNRFPLAVTGNINSTYSGNTITGNTYNTAMGVLGYISGTLLNRSNLPSPLTANVIITTPTVQNLTTLIIQPGAVMKFLPSQGLTVSGTLSAVGKTDSLIAFTSFKDDSLGGDNNGDGGGTLPASNDWDNVYLYGSGSSGSIMDSCLVKYGQYGLNIYNCDPVIRNSTFRNSYYDGIYVSSGNPALTKNTVITNRRYGIYLNGSSPVIYRCDVTGNGTAGNYHGIYCYNSSPQIRHCNILNNTDAGVYTQVSSNPVIDSCHIYGNTNYGVNNVDVALTLNAQYNWWGDSTGPNDPSAGPPDYNPGGLGNKVSDYITYRPWMRRPYICGDANGDEKVNVADVVYLVSYLFKHGPAPVPLAKGDANGDGKVTIADVVYLVSFLFKHGSSPIC; this comes from the coding sequence ATGAAAAATTGTTCTTGGTTTTTGAGAACAGGAGGGGTTTTAGTTTTGTTGTTTTTACTCTCTGGGGTGGCTCAGGCTTATATTACCGTAAGCGGTAATCAGTCCGGCACCTGGATGGCTGACTCCACTTATTATGTATCAGCTAATGTCACAGTTCCAAACGGACAAACTCTGATTATTCCCAAAGGGGTGAAGGTGAAGTTCAATACTAACACCCAGATGCTAGCGAATGGCACGCTTTCGGTTGATGGCTCTTTGGGGTTTGTTTACTTCACTTCCAAAAATGATAACACGGTAGGCCAGACCATAGCTGGTTCCACTGGCAACCCTGCGGCTATTGATTGGTACTATCTCTATTTCTCTGGCTCCGGATCAAGCGGGTCATTTCTGGATTCCTGTACAGTCAGATATGGCAACTATGGAATTAACATTGCTAATAGTGACCTGACAATTCGGTATTGCACCGTAAGCAATAACTATTATGGTGGGATTTACTGCGGTAGTGGTAATCCTGGCTTAACCAACAACCTGATAACAGCTAATCTCAGGTATGGGATTTACTTGAGCAGTTCATCGCCGGTTATTACTAACTGTCAGATATTGGGTAATGGAACTTCTGGCAATTATGAAGGTATATACGGGACAACAAGTTCACCTAACATCCAGAACTGTGTGATAAAGAACAACACTGGAGGGGGGATATATGTAACTGGTTCAGCCAACCCAGCCACAGTTTCAAATGATACTGTCTCCAATAATGGAAGTAGTCATGGGATTTATTATACTGGCAGCGCCCAGATAACCATTTCTAACAATTATGTATCCGGACACACAGGCACAAATATTGCCGGGATAGTGACATCCTGGGCACAAGTGAACAATAATTACATAACCGGAAATAGATTCCCCTTAGCTGTGACCGGGTATATCTATACCACCTATAGCGGGAACACCATTACTGGTAACACCTATAATAAGTCTATGGGTGTTCTTGGATACATAAGCGGATCTTTATTTAATGCTTCTAATCTGCCTTCGCCTTTGACTGCGAATGTGATAATCACCACACCCACAGTTCAGAACGGGACCAGTTTAACCATCCAGCCGGGAGCGGTGATAAAGTTTTTGCAGGGAGAGTATATAAATGTATCTGGCTCCTTAAGTGCAATAGGGAAGACAGATAGTTTAATTGCTTTTACCTCCTTTAAGGATGACAGCTTAGGCGGAGATAACAATGGAGATGGAGGAGGAACCCTGCCTGCTTCAAATGACTGGGCTTACATATATCTCAACGGAACAGGTTCCAGTAGCTCGGTAATGGATTCCTGTTTAATCAAGTATGCGAACTATGGCATTCAATTCAATAATAGTGATGCAGTGCTTCGCAACAGCAATATCAGGCAGAGTTATACTGATGGGATTTACTGTGGTAGTAGCAATCCCTCATTGACCAACAACCTGATAAATGCCAATCGAAGGTATGGGATTTACTTGAGTAGCTCTTCTCCGGTCATTACCAACTGTAAGATACAGAATAATGGTAGTTCAGGCACCTATGAAGGTATTAACGGTTCAAGTAGTTCACCTACGATTCAGAACTGTGTGATAAAGAATAATACCGGAGGTGGAATATACGTAACCGGAGCATCCAATCCAGTAACAGTTTCGAATGATACAGTATCGAATAATGGAACTGGACATGGGATTTATTATACTGGCTCAGCACAGGTTACCATCTCCAACAACTATGTTTCCGGGCAGACCGGGACGAATTTGGTTGGAATAGTGACCTCCTTTGCTCAGTTGAATAACAACCGCATAACTGGAAACCGTTTTCCCTTAGCTGTGACCGGGAATATTAACAGTACTTACAGTGGGAACACCATTACTGGTAACACTTACAACACTGCGATGGGAGTTTTAGGCTATATTTCCGGGACTCTGCTGAATAGGTCAAATTTACCCTCCCCTTTGACCGCGAATGTGATAATAACCACGCCCCAGGTTCAAAATCTAACCACTTTAACCATCCAGCCGGGAGCGGTGATAAAGTTTTTACAGGGAGAGGGTTTGAATGTATATGGCTCATTAAGTGCCTTGGGGAAGACAGATAGTTTAATTGCTTTTACCTCCTTTAAAGACGATAGCTTAGGCGGAGATAATAATGGAGATGGAGGAGGAACATTGCCTGCATCCAATGACTGGAGTTATATTTATCTTTCTGGTTCAGGCTCAAGTGGTTCGGTTATAGATTCCTGTTTATTCAAATATGGACAATATGGCGTTAATATTTATAACTGTGACCCGGTGATAAGAAACAGCACTTTCAGGCAGAGCTATTATGATGGTATCTACATTAGTAGTGGCAATCCTGGTTTAACCAACAATCTGATAAATGCCAATCGACGGTATGGTATTTATATGAGTAGTTCTTCTCCGGTTATTACCAACTGTAAGGTGCAGAACAACGGTAGTTCGGGTACTTATGAGGGCATTAACGGTTCAAGTAGTTCACCTACCATTCAGAACTGCGTGATTAAGAACAATACTGGAGGGGGCATCTACGTAACTGGGGCGAGCAATCCAGCGACAGTTTCAAACGATACGGTCTCAAATAATGGAACCGGACATGGGATTTATTATACCGGCACTGCCCCTGTAACCATCTCTAACAATTATGTCTCCGGTCAAACCGGGACGAATTTAGCCGGGATAGTAAGTTCCTGGGCACAGGTAAATAATAACGTTATAACCGGAAATCGTTTTCCCTTAGCTGTGACCGGGAATATTAACAGTACTTACAGTGGGAACACCATTACTGGTAACACTTACAACACTGCGATGGGAGTTTTAGGCTATATTTCCGGGACTCTGCTGAATAGGTCTAATTTGCCTTCACCCTTGACAGCTAATGTGATAATCACCACACCAACGGTTCAGAATCTAACCACTTTAATCATTCAGCCAGGAGCAGTGATGAAGTTTTTACCTTCACAGGGACTTACAGTTTCTGGCACTTTAAGTGCAGTAGGTAAGACCGACAGTTTAATCGCTTTCACTTCCTTTAAGGATGACAGCTTAGGCGGAGATAATAATGGGGATGGCGGAGGAACTTTACCTGCTTCCAATGACTGGGATAATGTTTATCTTTACGGTTCAGGCTCAAGTGGTTCGATTATGGATTCCTGTTTAGTCAAATACGGGCAATATGGTCTTAATATTTATAACTGTGACCCGGTGATACGAAATAGCACCTTCAGGAATAGCTATTATGATGGAATCTACGTTAGTAGTGGCAACCCTGCTTTAACTAAAAACACAGTAATCACTAACCGGAGATATGGTATCTACTTGAATGGTTCTTCTCCGGTTATTTACAGATGTGATGTGACAGGTAATGGGACCGCTGGCAATTATCATGGAATTTACTGTTATAATTCCTCACCTCAGATCAGACACTGCAATATCCTGAACAACACCGATGCCGGGGTTTATACTCAGGTAAGCTCTAATCCAGTGATCGATAGCTGTCATATTTACGGGAATACCAATTACGGGGTAAATAATGTGGATGTGGCTTTAACCCTGAATGCTCAATACAACTGGTGGGGTGACTCCACTGGTCCAAATGACCCCAGCGCAGGTCCACCAGACTATAATCCGGGCGGTCTCGGAAATAAAGTCTCAGATTACATCACCTACCGTCCCTGGATGCGCAGACCTTATATCTGCGGGGATGCCAATGGAGACGAGAAGGTGAACGTTGCAGACGTTGTTTATCTGGTAAGTTACTTATTCAAACATGGGCCTGCACCGGTTCCCTTAGCCAAGGGGGATGCAAATGGAGACGGTAAAGTCACCATAGCCGATGTCGTTTATCTGGTGTCGTTCTTGTTCAAGCACGGTTCTTCGCCGATATGCTGA
- a CDS encoding Rne/Rng family ribonuclease, producing MQKDIIINLSEYETRIAILEDSKLMELWVERPERERMVGDIYKGIVKAVLPGMQAAFLDLGLEKSAFLHVSDITDLYEADFLEEEELAQRKKKKHYHKIEELLKKDQEILVQIMKEPMGTKGTKVTSQLSLAGRYLVLVPGEENIAVSKKITEREERKRLKRVVSGLKPEGFGAIIRTVAEGKEQKDFKNDIRLLLRLWKKIRKEAEKRKAPSLVHKDMGMVASVIRDQLTPEVNQVVIDSRREFKKIRSYLRVIAPNLRNKVTLYNKDIPIIDFYNVENQIEKMLDRKVWIKKGAYIVIDQTEAMVTIDVNTGRFVGRSDQQSTILRTNMEAARETARQIRLRDIGGLIIVDFIDMYSAEDRRKVFEEFKNSFKNDRSKHSILPISDFGLIEMTRERIRPSLLYTFSQPCPTCDGIGRVLSKETLAAKIERWFRRAKVRSVEKSYKLLVSSEVYRILTEGKESRIKKLNKMLRLEITAEKDESLPIDEFKVFSIDEEAEVTERYKA from the coding sequence GTGCAGAAAGATATCATAATCAACCTTTCAGAGTATGAGACCCGGATAGCGATTCTGGAAGACTCCAAATTGATGGAGTTATGGGTAGAAAGGCCGGAAAGGGAAAGGATGGTCGGGGATATATACAAGGGGATAGTCAAAGCTGTTCTCCCAGGAATGCAGGCTGCTTTCTTAGACCTTGGTTTAGAAAAGAGCGCCTTCTTGCATGTCTCAGATATAACCGACTTATATGAGGCAGATTTTTTGGAAGAAGAGGAGTTAGCTCAGAGGAAGAAAAAAAAGCACTATCATAAAATCGAGGAGCTGCTTAAAAAAGACCAGGAGATTCTGGTTCAGATAATGAAAGAACCTATGGGCACCAAAGGAACCAAGGTGACTTCTCAGCTCTCTTTAGCTGGAAGATACTTAGTATTAGTTCCTGGAGAAGAAAATATAGCAGTATCCAAAAAGATAACTGAGCGGGAGGAGAGAAAAAGGCTAAAAAGGGTGGTCTCGGGACTAAAGCCTGAAGGGTTCGGAGCGATCATCCGAACCGTAGCTGAAGGGAAGGAGCAGAAGGATTTTAAAAACGATATCCGGCTGCTCTTGAGATTATGGAAAAAGATAAGAAAGGAAGCGGAAAAAAGAAAAGCTCCTTCTCTGGTGCACAAGGATATGGGGATGGTTGCCTCTGTGATCCGGGACCAGCTCACCCCGGAGGTAAATCAGGTGGTGATAGATTCCAGAAGGGAGTTCAAGAAAATCCGCTCCTACCTGCGGGTGATAGCGCCTAACCTGAGAAATAAGGTGACTCTGTACAACAAAGATATCCCGATCATCGATTTTTACAACGTGGAGAACCAGATAGAGAAGATGTTAGACCGTAAGGTCTGGATAAAAAAGGGTGCCTATATAGTCATCGACCAGACCGAAGCTATGGTGACTATAGATGTCAATACCGGAAGGTTTGTGGGAAGGTCGGACCAGCAGTCAACCATTTTGAGGACGAATATGGAAGCTGCCAGGGAGACAGCCCGCCAGATCAGGCTCAGGGATATAGGCGGGCTTATCATCGTGGATTTCATCGATATGTACTCGGCTGAGGACAGGAGAAAGGTCTTCGAGGAATTCAAAAACTCATTTAAGAACGACCGCTCCAAACACAGCATCCTGCCCATATCAGATTTTGGATTGATCGAGATGACCAGGGAGAGGATCAGACCCAGCCTGCTTTACACCTTTAGCCAGCCCTGTCCTACCTGCGATGGTATCGGCAGGGTTCTATCCAAGGAAACTTTAGCCGCCAAAATCGAAAGATGGTTCAGAAGAGCAAAAGTCAGGTCAGTCGAAAAAAGTTATAAACTTCTGGTCAGTTCAGAGGTCTACAGGATTTTAACTGAAGGCAAGGAGAGCAGGATAAAAAAACTCAACAAGATGTTGAGATTGGAAATCACCGCGGAAAAAGATGAATCCCTACCCATAGATGAATTCAAGGTCTTCTCCATAGATGAAGAGGCAGAGGTTACGGAAAGATACAAGGCATAA
- a CDS encoding DUF116 domain-containing protein yields the protein MQKINNKPPIANGENKGKGIFLLLSILSLLLVVFLMFGLWYLIAPRLGSFHPYFSLAVKIFLGLCLITISGGLFLIVLSALTERDFLFPHGEKQITLTVLFPINLILGRFFGLPKDQIRQSFVAVNNSLFKATRKRISPERILILLSHCLQDYDCPQKVTADYRNCRMCGKCQICQIIELGDNYSTPLSIATGGTLARKVVVERKPTVIVAVACERDLTAGIQDVYPIPVYGILNQRPFGPCINTKVDLKEIEKAIGLILNGRQ from the coding sequence ATGCAAAAGATAAATAACAAACCGCCAATCGCCAACGGCGAAAACAAAGGAAAAGGGATTTTTCTGTTGCTTTCAATTTTGAGCTTGCTGCTGGTGGTCTTTTTAATGTTCGGACTTTGGTATTTGATCGCGCCACGCCTGGGCAGTTTTCATCCTTATTTTTCCTTGGCAGTGAAGATTTTCCTGGGGCTATGTCTGATTACTATTAGTGGCGGCCTTTTCCTGATAGTTCTTTCTGCTCTTACTGAAAGAGATTTTCTTTTTCCGCACGGTGAAAAGCAGATCACCCTGACAGTCCTTTTTCCAATAAATCTCATCTTAGGAAGGTTTTTCGGTCTGCCCAAAGACCAGATCAGGCAATCGTTTGTGGCGGTAAATAATTCGCTATTCAAAGCCACAAGAAAAAGGATTAGTCCTGAAAGGATTTTAATCCTGCTTTCTCATTGTTTGCAGGACTATGACTGTCCCCAGAAGGTAACTGCTGATTACCGGAACTGCCGGATGTGCGGAAAGTGTCAGATCTGCCAGATAATCGAGCTGGGAGATAACTATTCCACGCCTCTTTCCATAGCTACCGGTGGAACCCTTGCCCGCAAGGTCGTCGTGGAGAGAAAACCCACGGTGATCGTGGCAGTTGCCTGCGAAAGAGACCTGACCGCGGGGATCCAGGACGTTTATCCTATTCCGGTTTACGGGATTTTAAATCAACGTCCTTTTGGGCCGTGTATAAATACAAAAGTGGATTTAAAGGAGATAGAAAAAGCTATAGGATTAATTCTGAATGGGAGGCAGTGA
- the fmt gene encoding methionyl-tRNA formyltransferase has protein sequence MRIVFMGTPEFALPSLELLLKSEHQVVGVVTQPDKPKGRGLKLSASPVKEFAIKHNLKVLTPEDLKSEEFYQTLSELKPDLTAVVAFRILPERVFGLPPYGTINLHASLLPKYRGAAPINWAIIKGEKKTGVTTFFIQRKVDTGNIVLQKEVEISPEETCGELSLKLSQIGAEVLLETINLIEKKEAKTHSQNELEATPAPKITDELCKIDWSRPVEEVNNLIRGVSPTPGAITFFRGKLLKIYKAEIVTGQEGSTEPGRIISADKSTGILVQAGRGILKLKELQLEGKKKITADEFLRGYRIEAGEKLG, from the coding sequence ATGCGAATCGTGTTTATGGGAACTCCAGAGTTTGCACTACCAAGCTTAGAACTGCTCTTGAAAAGCGAGCATCAGGTTGTTGGTGTAGTCACACAACCAGATAAGCCCAAAGGCAGAGGGTTGAAGCTTTCAGCTTCTCCAGTGAAGGAATTTGCGATAAAACATAACCTCAAAGTTTTAACTCCAGAGGATTTGAAATCAGAGGAGTTCTATCAAACTTTATCTGAGCTAAAACCTGATTTAACCGCGGTTGTAGCTTTTAGAATTCTGCCGGAAAGAGTATTTGGTTTGCCACCTTATGGTACCATTAATCTGCACGCCTCTCTTTTGCCTAAATACCGGGGCGCGGCTCCGATAAACTGGGCAATAATCAAAGGCGAGAAGAAAACCGGAGTCACCACCTTTTTCATTCAGAGAAAAGTTGATACTGGAAATATCGTTTTGCAGAAAGAGGTCGAGATATCGCCAGAAGAAACCTGTGGAGAGCTTTCTTTAAAACTTTCCCAGATTGGAGCAGAAGTTTTACTTGAGACCATAAATCTGATCGAAAAAAAGGAGGCGAAGACTCATTCTCAAAATGAGCTGGAGGCAACTCCTGCGCCGAAGATAACTGATGAGCTTTGCAAGATAGACTGGTCAAGACCGGTTGAGGAGGTCAATAACCTGATAAGAGGGGTTTCTCCAACTCCGGGAGCAATTACTTTTTTCAGAGGGAAGCTTTTGAAAATCTATAAAGCAGAGATAGTAACGGGGCAAGAGGGCTCAACTGAACCTGGAAGGATCATTAGTGCAGACAAATCAACAGGGATTCTGGTTCAAGCTGGCAGAGGAATCCTGAAATTAAAAGAACTACAGCTCGAGGGAAAGAAAAAAATTACTGCGGATGAATTCTTGAGAGGTTACAGGATAGAAGCTGGAGAAAAGCTGGGATAA
- the def gene encoding peptide deformylase — translation MSILKLRKYGDPVLRKKAEEIKVIDEEIKNLASDMLATLKSIAGIGLAGNQVGVAKRIFVIDRTHIDGEEEPLILINPELIESSGNQVIEEGCLSAPGIYEDVTRPHKVRVRALNLERKKVEIEGEGLLSRALLHEIDHLNGVLFIDHLSTIKRKLLGKKLRKISTER, via the coding sequence ATGTCTATCTTAAAACTACGAAAATACGGGGATCCGGTTTTGAGGAAGAAAGCTGAGGAGATCAAGGTAATTGATGAGGAGATAAAAAATTTAGCCTCAGACATGCTGGCGACTCTGAAATCGATAGCAGGAATCGGCTTAGCTGGTAATCAGGTTGGGGTTGCCAAAAGGATTTTCGTAATAGACCGCACTCACATTGACGGGGAGGAGGAGCCTTTGATTCTGATAAATCCCGAATTAATCGAATCATCCGGGAATCAGGTAATTGAAGAGGGTTGTCTTTCCGCTCCGGGAATTTATGAGGATGTAACCAGACCTCATAAGGTCAGAGTTCGAGCCTTGAATTTAGAAAGAAAAAAGGTAGAAATCGAAGGCGAAGGGTTGTTGAGCCGGGCACTGTTGCACGAGATCGATCATCTGAACGGCGTTTTGTTCATCGACCATCTGAGCACTATCAAGAGGAAATTGTTAGGGAAAAAGTTGAGAAAAATTTCGACAGAGAGATAA
- the yajC gene encoding preprotein translocase subunit YajC yields MFESAYAMGTQGGQSGSAGLLTFLPWLLIIVVFYLLLIRPQQKRQKEQRTMLENLRKGDKVVTNSGMFGTIVGFNEKENVVVLKVADEVKIEFLKSSIAGRVEKAE; encoded by the coding sequence ATGTTTGAAAGCGCTTATGCGATGGGGACTCAGGGCGGGCAGTCGGGTAGTGCAGGCTTGCTGACGTTTCTTCCCTGGTTATTGATCATAGTTGTCTTTTATTTGCTTTTGATCCGCCCCCAGCAGAAAAGACAAAAGGAACAACGAACTATGCTGGAAAATCTCAGGAAAGGTGACAAGGTAGTAACCAATTCAGGGATGTTCGGCACGATTGTGGGATTCAATGAAAAAGAGAACGTCGTGGTTCTCAAAGTAGCCGATGAGGTCAAAATCGAATTTCTCAAAAGCTCTATTGCAGGAAGAGTGGAAAAAGCAGAATAA
- the tgt gene encoding tRNA guanosine(34) transglycosylase Tgt, whose translation MNSFGFKIIKKDEKSSARAGLLNTPHGQVNTPVFMPVGTQASIKTLCTKEMEDLGAELILGNTYHLYLRPGHKLIEKAGGLHKFISWQKPILTDSGGYQVFSLSPLAKVSQEGVSFKSYLDGSSHQFTPEKVIEIQHSLDADIIMPLDECVPYPSSYPFTRRATEYTMDWAKRSKFEHEKNEEKEKQTLFGIIQGGIYPNLRELCSEFMIDLDFPGFALGGLSVGEPNEMRWELVESTLGYLPKEKPRYLMGVGTPEDIVEAVLRGVDMFDCVLPTRNARNGTVFTRKGKMIIKAARYAEDFAPIDERCGCLTCQNYSRAYIRHLFQSGEIAGLRLATIHSLYFYLSLMKEIKEAILQETFSEWRETFIEEYNSSEIKEEE comes from the coding sequence TTGAATAGCTTCGGCTTTAAAATCATAAAAAAAGATGAGAAATCATCTGCCAGGGCCGGGTTATTAAATACGCCTCACGGACAGGTCAACACTCCGGTATTTATGCCGGTAGGGACTCAGGCTTCCATCAAGACTCTGTGCACAAAAGAGATGGAAGATTTAGGAGCTGAGCTGATCCTGGGCAATACCTATCATCTTTATCTGAGGCCTGGTCATAAATTGATTGAGAAAGCAGGCGGCTTGCATAAATTCATAAGCTGGCAAAAACCGATTCTCACGGATAGCGGAGGGTATCAGGTTTTCAGCTTGAGCCCGTTAGCTAAAGTCAGCCAAGAAGGAGTTAGTTTCAAATCTTATTTAGATGGTTCGTCACACCAGTTCACTCCGGAAAAGGTGATCGAGATACAGCATTCCTTAGATGCAGACATAATCATGCCTTTGGACGAATGCGTACCTTATCCCTCCTCTTATCCCTTTACCAGAAGGGCAACCGAGTATACTATGGACTGGGCAAAAAGGTCCAAATTCGAGCATGAGAAAAACGAGGAAAAAGAAAAGCAGACTCTTTTTGGAATCATTCAAGGAGGGATTTATCCGAACTTGAGGGAACTTTGCTCTGAGTTTATGATTGATTTAGATTTTCCAGGTTTTGCCCTGGGCGGGCTTTCAGTGGGCGAGCCGAATGAGATGAGATGGGAATTGGTAGAGTCGACCTTAGGTTATCTTCCAAAGGAGAAACCCAGATACCTGATGGGTGTCGGAACTCCAGAGGATATCGTGGAAGCGGTTTTGAGAGGGGTGGATATGTTCGACTGCGTTCTGCCAACCAGAAATGCCCGCAACGGGACAGTCTTTACCCGCAAGGGGAAGATGATCATCAAGGCAGCCCGGTATGCTGAGGATTTTGCGCCCATTGATGAGAGATGCGGGTGTCTGACCTGTCAGAATTATTCCCGGGCTTACATCCGTCATCTTTTCCAGAGCGGGGAGATAGCAGGATTGAGACTGGCGACGATTCACTCGCTTTATTTCTACCTGAGCCTGATGAAAGAGATCAAAGAGGCTATTTTGCAGGAAACTTTTTCGGAATGGAGAGAAACATTCATAGAGGAGTATAATTCTTCTGAAATAAAAGAGGAAGAATAA